The following proteins are co-located in the Bacteroidales bacterium genome:
- a CDS encoding radical SAM protein, with protein MKEFKNIYIDITNTCNAKCPFCITGKHKPAIKKYIEPEVFDNILISLIRNKSIVESSVIYLYNWGEPFLHPKLSELISILNKHNLQFGLSTNGSIEFNFPDNFCKNLVFFKFSLSGFSQNSYNKIHGFNFEKTLLNIERIIKNIQNENPQTYIELNFHIYQFNISEIEACRDFAKKIKVHFYPCLAILNDWDNLNLYMGGELPYNDLLEVSQKLLMYNFNDLLKASPSDYKCPQYDLLVIDESANISGCCQLPKDNKEYSCGNILTDDWNTILKNKTSMMVCRNCIKSGLAYYIHNSMLSIDFSKDDFLEKTTTIDLMKIIANRFKRKLF; from the coding sequence ATGAAAGAATTTAAAAACATTTACATTGATATTACTAATACCTGCAATGCAAAATGTCCTTTTTGTATTACAGGAAAGCACAAACCAGCAATAAAAAAATATATTGAGCCGGAAGTTTTTGATAATATTCTTATTTCATTAATTCGTAATAAGTCTATAGTTGAGAGTTCGGTTATTTATCTTTACAATTGGGGTGAACCCTTTTTGCATCCTAAGTTATCTGAACTTATCAGTATTTTGAATAAACATAATTTACAATTTGGACTAAGTACAAATGGTTCTATTGAATTTAATTTTCCTGATAATTTTTGCAAAAATTTAGTTTTTTTTAAATTCTCCTTATCTGGTTTTTCACAAAATTCATATAATAAAATACATGGCTTTAATTTTGAAAAAACGCTTTTAAATATTGAAAGAATTATAAAAAATATTCAAAATGAAAACCCACAAACATATATCGAATTAAATTTCCATATATACCAGTTTAATATAAGTGAAATAGAGGCGTGTCGGGATTTTGCAAAAAAAATAAAAGTGCATTTTTATCCATGCCTTGCTATTTTAAATGATTGGGATAATTTGAATCTTTATATGGGTGGGGAGTTACCTTACAATGATTTATTGGAAGTTTCTCAAAAATTACTTATGTATAATTTTAATGACCTTTTAAAAGCAAGCCCCTCTGATTATAAATGTCCACAATATGATTTACTTGTAATTGATGAAAGTGCAAATATTTCCGGATGTTGCCAATTACCAAAAGACAATAAAGAATATTCATGTGGAAATATTCTTACTGATGATTGGAATACAATTTTAAAAAATAAAACATCAATGATGGTTTGTAGAAATTGCATAAAATCAGGACTTGCTTATTATATCCACAATTCAATGTTATCAATCGATTTCAGTAAAGATGATTTTTTAGAAAAAACAACCACTATTGATTTAATGAAAATAATAGCAAATCGTTTTAAACGAAAATTATTCTAA
- a CDS encoding methyltransferase domain-containing protein produces MSKLQYLNLGCGNHFHPDWKNVDFVSNNKNVIAHDLLNGIPFPDNTFDVVYHSHVLEHFPKAKADCFISECFRVLKNGGILRVVVPNLEVIAEEYLKQLKDALNGDERARYNYEWMLLEMYDQTVRNYSGGEMGKYLFQKEIKNIDYVYNRIGIEGKNIRENYLKSLKKTENIKTTISYEKSISKKIMYYFKPLTYFNFLKRKLLAKEWRQIEQEQELLKLAKFRTSGEIHQWMYDRYSLKELLEREKFVNVKIKTAFESEIKDWNSFELDVINNEVRKPDSLFIEAKKINTYA; encoded by the coding sequence ATGAGTAAACTGCAATATTTGAACTTAGGTTGCGGGAATCATTTCCATCCTGATTGGAAAAATGTAGATTTTGTTTCGAATAACAAGAATGTTATTGCACATGATCTTTTAAACGGAATACCTTTTCCCGATAATACCTTTGATGTGGTTTATCATTCACATGTTTTAGAACATTTTCCAAAGGCGAAAGCGGATTGTTTTATTAGCGAATGTTTTCGAGTGCTTAAAAATGGAGGCATATTGCGGGTTGTTGTACCCAACCTTGAAGTTATAGCCGAAGAATATTTAAAACAATTGAAAGATGCGCTGAATGGGGATGAAAGGGCAAGGTATAATTATGAATGGATGTTGCTTGAAATGTATGACCAAACTGTTAGGAATTATAGCGGAGGCGAAATGGGAAAATATTTATTTCAAAAAGAAATTAAAAATATTGATTATGTTTACAATCGAATAGGTATAGAAGGAAAAAATATACGTGAAAATTATTTAAAATCACTTAAAAAAACGGAAAATATAAAAACAACGATTTCGTATGAAAAAAGTATAAGTAAAAAAATAATGTATTATTTTAAACCTTTGACATATTTCAATTTCTTAAAAAGAAAATTACTTGCAAAAGAATGGAGACAGATTGAACAAGAACAAGAATTACTGAAACTCGCTAAATTTCGAACTTCCGGCGAAATACACCAGTGGATGTATGATAGGTATTCATTGAAAGAATTGTTAGAAAGAGAAAAATTTGTTAATGTTAAAATCAAAACAGCATTTGAAAGCGAGATAAAAGACTGGAATAGTTTTGAATTGGATGTAATAAATAATGAAGTTAGAAAACCCGATTCATTATTTATAGAAGCAAAAAAAATTAATACGTATGCTTAA